The Brassica napus cultivar Da-Ae chromosome C1, Da-Ae, whole genome shotgun sequence DNA segment ACTAAAAATCTACTATGTGTTTTAGGAATGGGATCCAGCACAGAAAGAACTGTTGGCAAGATGGGACTCCAGGTACTATGTGTCCAATCCCAGTAGGCACCAACTACACTTACcatttccagcctaaggatcaGATCGGTAGCTACTTCTACTACCCGACCACAGCGATGCACCGTGCCGCTGGTGGATTCGGGGGACTCCGTGTCAACAGCCGTCTCCTCATCCCGATCCCTTACGATGTTCCGGAAGATGATTACACCGTCCTCATCGGTGACTGGTACACTAAGAGCCATACTCAGTTGAAGAAGTTCCTTGACGGTGGTCGTACTCTTGGTCGTCCAAACGGTGTTCTCATCAACGGAAAGGCAGGGAAAGGCGATGGATCTGACGcacctctcttcaccttgaAGCCTGGAAAGAGCCACAGGGTTAGGATCTGTAACGTGGGTCTCAAGACATCTCTCAACTTTAGGATTCAGAATCACAAAATGAAGCTCGTCGAGATGGAAGGATCGCACGTTCTTCAAAACGATTTTGACTCTCTTGACGTCCACGTTGGTCAGTGCTTTGGTACCATCGTTACCGCGAATCAAGAACCTAAAGATTACTACATGGTTGCATCCTCTAGGTTCTTGAAGTCGGTTATTACAACAACTGGACTTCTCCGCTATGAGGGAGGTAAAGGACCAGCCTCTTCGCAGCTTCCGGCTGGTCCTGTCGGATGGGCTTGGTCGTTGAACCAGTTCCGATCCTTTAGGTGGAACTTGACGTCTAGTGCAGCTAGGCCAAACCCTCAGGGATCTTACCACTATGGGAAAATCAACATCACACGCACAATCAAGCTAGTGAACACTCAGGGGAAGGTCGATGGTAAGCTTAGGTACGCGCTGAACGGAATCTCTCACACTGACCTCGAAACTCCGTTGAAGCTCGCCGAGTACTTTGGTATTGCCGACAAGGTCTTTAAGTACAATAGCGTCGATAACCCGACCGCGGAACAGACCAAGAGCATCAAGATCGAGCCACACGTTCTTAACATCACTCACCGCAACTTCATCGAGGTGGTGTTTGAGAACCACGAGAAGAGTGTTCAGTCTTGGCACTTAAATGGTTACTCTTTCTTTGCCGTCGCGTaagtaaaacaaacaaaaaagctctattttaaccacattcttGCATAGcaag contains these protein-coding regions:
- the LOC106426913 gene encoding L-ascorbate oxidase homolog — its product is MRGAKVLAACLYLAAAATLVVQAEDPYFHHVWNVTYGTASPLGVPQQVILINGQFPGPNLNSTSNNNIIINVFNNLDEPFLLTWNGIQHRKNCWQDGTPGTMCPIPVGTNYTYHFQPKDQIGSYFYYPTTAMHRAAGGFGGLRVNSRLLIPIPYDVPEDDYTVLIGDWYTKSHTQLKKFLDGGRTLGRPNGVLINGKAGKGDGSDAPLFTLKPGKSHRVRICNVGLKTSLNFRIQNHKMKLVEMEGSHVLQNDFDSLDVHVGQCFGTIVTANQEPKDYYMVASSRFLKSVITTTGLLRYEGGKGPASSQLPAGPVGWAWSLNQFRSFRWNLTSSAARPNPQGSYHYGKINITRTIKLVNTQGKVDGKLRYALNGISHTDLETPLKLAEYFGIADKVFKYNSVDNPTAEQTKSIKIEPHVLNITHRNFIEVVFENHEKSVQSWHLNGYSFFAVAVEPGTWTPEKRKNYNLLDAVSRHTVQVYPKCWAAILLTFDNCGMWNIRSENTERRYLGQQLYVSVLSPEKSLRDEYNMPETSLQCGLVKNTPKPANPYAGA